AGTTCTTGTTATCATTATTGCTTTCTATTAGgcttgtttaattatttttcacttaTTCTATCATAAGAATAGAGAGCAATTTCTGCCGTGATTCAAACAATGTGTAAACAAGTAATTATGCATGTATTTAATATCCTATTTATAtgcaatgaaaaaattatttattttagtatcTTCATGTTTAGATAGAACAATCGCATGATGAAGAAAGATCAAAATCCATTAATGCTCTCTATTTATTATCTTATGTACCCATAGTTGTATTAAGAAGTAACAGTGATGGTGTAGATGTTGCATTATGAATGGTGTATGGTTCCTTACCAAAGAATGTAATTCTTCTTGTACAAGTCAAAATAGTAGGATTACTATATTAAAGAATATTATAATGATGAGATTGTCGATTTTTATGGATAgatttttgatattatttagttaaattacgTTGATGATTacgttattttttttaaatgcagttgattttactaaaaaaaattaaaaaggaaagaagCATAATTAGTAAAATACTACAATAAATATTAGAATTAGCATTTTACAGTGGcattaattttactattatattaactaatatataacaacaatatgaataaataaaatagtattgattaacaaattttattggtaatgtaaattattaatttaatctataTTTAGATTTGATTCtaatatgatttttatatatttatagttaGAGATTAGCAGTATtcagtttaaatcgaaaaaactgatcgaatcaaattaatttaaatttttgatttggttttttattcatttcggttcggttcggttcgatttttaattttaaaaattttgattatttcagtttagttttgataaaaaaataaaaaaaaaacgaactgaattgattagtgataatagtatatcattttcaataatattaaaatattctaattaaattttaaaatattaaaaataaaatgtaaaaaataaaaaatttattaacagtTCATTCTTTGTTTTGTTCCTCAACTCGACTTATCTAGTGTTAAGAGTCAATTTCCGAGGCCGGCACCTGCTGTGGTtggtttttctttattttgttcCTCAACTATACTTATTTGGTGCCAATGGTCAATTTCAGAGGTCGGCACCTATCGTGGTtggatttttctttattttgttcCTTAACTCGGCTTATATGGTACTAAGGATCAATTTTTTAGGCTAACACCTGCCAtggttaggtttttttttttgtcttgttGTCATGACTTCCAGGCTTATTAGCCTTGCTCGGTATTCAGGTTCGTGGCTTTACTGATGCTTTCCGGCTTATTAGTCTTTATTGGTGTTCAGGCtcatggccttactgtcgcttttaGGCTTATTAGCCTTACTCGGTATTCAGGCTCATTAGTCTTACTGTCACTTTTCGGCGTATTAGCCTTAACCGATATTCAAGCTCATGGCTTTACTGTCGCTTCTAGACTTATTAACCTTGCTCGATATTCAGGCTCATTGGTCTTAGTGTCGCTTCCAATTTTATTAGCCTTACTCGGtgttcaggctcattggccttactatcgcttcCCGACTTATTAGCCTTGATCGGTATTCAAGCTCATGACCTTACTGTCACTTTCAAGCCTATTAGCCTTGCTCGGTATTCAAACTCATCGGCCTTACTtttgcttttaaaatttatctgcaAAATAAAAACTTGTACAACATATATGTAATGAGAATACTCATTGtgaattcaataatattcatcaataaataatgtCGCACATGACATTTAGTTTCATATTTCAAATGGatgtaaatattaattttgactaataatatataattcaaaGAGTTCAAAAAATAATGTTTTGCATGCATAATTGCCTTCAAGTTTTTTCAATTCATTAAATACATAACCCTTTGCTTAGGAATATTTGTGCCAATGTTAATTAACAATAGAAGTTTTCATATGAAGTTACCATTTGAATATAGCGTATCCTgcgttttatttttaaataacaaaatatttttttaataataatattttttatatgataaaacttcttttttttttaattttaaaaattatttattgtgtcttaatatttttttaaattttatggtaattaaaaaaactaattttaatattttttaaattataaaaaaatattttattattaaaacataatattatattatattgttaGGACTTATTTGGCCCGCAACGAAAATACAAGGACTTAATTGGTCCTAAATTTTGAATTGTGCTTATTTggtcttaaaaaaaaatatatgaacttaattgaacttatttctaatatgaaataatatagTAGTATAAGTgtaattttctgtaaaataacgTATTCAACATAAGtcaactataaaataaaaaacaatttatagccactaattatttttcctctctctctcaaaattcATTCAACTCAACCATTCACAATTTAGTTTAACTGCATGCTACCCTCTTTCTGTTGATTCTTCTCCTTTTGAAATTGACTATTAgttaaaaataagtttaaattaaactctttaaataatttctttCTCATAAAAattctacttaaaacttttaaaataaaatttaaataataataaactttctattttattttgaaatactaattttatttaaattggcATCAACACCATATATGATAATAGGTTATATTATTAGCTTCAAACAACGGATAAAATTAACCATAATTTTGCTATGTAAAATAGAATACcgcataataaaatatataagcaaattttaaaaaaaatagcaaGATTTGATTCATTTTTTCATCagttaaaaaaattgtaataacaagatatgattaaaaaaataataaataatttttttctctataATTGTCGGATATTAATAGTAGGAGACCTCTTAATGTTCctctatatataattaactacaaaaaaaatatgtaaCAGTAGATGTGACTTTCTATTTGCATCCCTCTGGAATCTTCCCTACAATTGTTGGCTTAACATCAATGCATTCATATTTTGCTGGGCCTTCAGGACCACTATATGTCAAGTCAATGTTTGCAAGTTCCACTTTTTCACATGGAATTCCACTGCTACATATAAGTTGAACGGTAAGAGAAGTTGCAGAAGTTCCCTTTATATTTTTGAAGCTAACATCACTAATCTTCACTTTAGATGgttcctgaaaaaaaaaaagagagaagaaataattatttatacaaacaataagtaattatcatataataatatattgttttgGAATAGTTATCACCTTTTTATTGCATTTATTCCATGGACAATACATTTGATCTACAATAATAGGATTGGAGACATTTTCCATAGTAATATCTTGGAAATGAATATTAGTTGCAGTATTAGGAAATAGTGCAGGCCAAGTTTTAATTCTAACACCATTAGTTGTACCGGTGAGGGTGCAATCGGAAACGGTAATTCCGGAAACAGGATCTTCATTCTCATACTTCCCCAAGCTCCCTATGCTGATGCCATGACCAGGTCCACATGCCACTTTTGTGATTTTTAGATTTTCGGTTCCATAATCAATAGAGATACAATCATCACCCGTGCCTATTTTGGCATTAGATATAGTCACTCCCTTTGATCGCCCAATATGAATTCCATCTGTATTAAGGCTATTTTCAGGTGTACTGACTTTGAAGCCTTCAAATGTGAAGTCGTCACATCCCAATACATTGACGTGAAAGTACTTGCTATTAAGAGACGTTATGTCACGAACTAAGCCTTTGGTAATGAAGTTAAACCTTATATTCTGATGAAAAATGTAAAGCAATAAAAGCATTTTAGAAAAGTTTTGGTACGTAATTACAATTTAtggtaaatttaaattagtaacATTTTGTAATATCATGTacactaaaaaaaaataccatagGATGTTTCTTGCAATTTTTTGGATCTTTGTCACAAGATACTCCCTTCCATGCAACTTCTCCTTAACCATCTAAAGTTCCTTTTCCAGATAGTGTGAATTGATCAATATGGTTAAAATTAAACCAACCATCCCCTGTAAGCTCTGGTGGGGCTTGCACGGTTCCTTGAACTTCTACCTCTATTGCCCCTTTGCAAGGACCTGTAAcattcactatacctgccaagaATGTCCCTGCTGGAATCAATATTTTGCTAGATCCTGCTGCTGCACAAGCCTCTTTCCAAGCATCCGCTATAGCCTAAAAGATAAAGGAAAGAGAAAGGTAAGAATTTTAAGTTTAACTAATATCCTAATATTCATGGGTGAATTATATGTTTATACCTGACTTGCATCTGCTTTTCCATCAGGTGCTGCACCAAATTTTGTTATATCAAAAACAACTGGCTGTGCTTAAACAACAGAGAAATTTATGAACAATAGAGATACAATTGAGAAGATTATTTTAgtatccattattttttttttgcttccttccttcttttatttttaataaagattTTGCAATGATGAATTGATTTATCTTTCTATATGCTGCTTTATAAGGCTAAAATTTaccaaatttaactaaatactaATAATGTTTTATATATTTGGTATTAAGCAATTTTTTTAGAACCTCTGTATTTGGAAACGTTGAATGTTCTAAGCTAAAAATAGATTCCCAAAATGTACCATGTGTTATATCATCCATATCTCATGTTATGGTTATGATAACATGTAGATAATTTCTCATGTAATTCTTAAAGCTAAAGATTATTTATTGGAGAAAGACTTAAACAGGttgatttttttcacttttgatGTTTTAGTAAGATAATAAAGgattgaagaataaaaagagaaaaattatgtcTAAACTCTGAATTCTGAAATTAAGGGAGTAATGGGCGTAATGAAAGACACAAGGAAATAAGGAACAAAGTCTTGCTTAAACTCTAAGTCTCAGATGCACTATGTTATGGGCATAATATATCTAACAAAAGAAATCAGAGTCCAATTCCATATTTGACACACAATTTGATGATCCTTATCCGCAAAAACATATAAAACTCAATTGTTTTAGGAAAAATAAAGCACAAAATGTAAGTGAAATCATGGATATACCTAAATACACTTTTCCATCTAATTTTGGTTATTTGTATTTAGGCTAAACTAGGATTTTTAGTACTATATAAAGATGCTATTTTGATATACAACATCATCTTTTACTCTTGATTAATTTTGGGAGGCTGAAAACATTTTTCTCATTGCATTTCAACCATGAACATATGTAGCTAAATTCTAGTTTTAGTTGAaggataattaaagttttaattcatttagtTGTGAGATCTAAttggttttattattttcttaatgtttcttggtatttatattgtttttgtacctattatttattattgttctATTGATTGTAGCATTAAGGTGTCATTGCTCAATTAATaggataatatattattattcaagttgattaaattcataattattttagtttaatatgAAATTAGTGGTGAATTAGTTTAAGTAAAGCCTTCCTAAGGAACAAAATAATCATACTAAAATGAATCTAGCTTTTGTGTTATTAGTTAGAATCAAGTTCTTCTAATTCCTAATGTAGTAATAGGATTAAATTATAGTAGCGTCTCCTACTTTTCAAAAGCTAAAGCTAGTTAACGAACATCTCTTAGctagtttaaaaattaagattgaGTGACTAAAGCTTCTTCGACATCTATAACTAttttatctatatataattagaaattatttttgcatCTATGATCAACCAATAAGACTAAAACTGATATTAAACTTTCATTGAATTAatctcatattgattttctcACTTAAATCTAATTACTTTACTTCTTTTAATTGTTTTAGGTTAATTCTCATTGAAGTAATTTTTAATTCCTTGCTTTTTAAAActcccattttatttttatttttgttttgtctTTCAAGTGAATTAACTTCCTTCCAATCTCTATAAGATAAACCCTACTcgcaactgtaatacccggctagactccagtatcggaattcctaccgtccggtggaatctcggatgtcggaaacctctagaagggtaaaaccatattttcataaaatgttttaatgtattttatggttttaagcaagaaaggaaattgagttttgaatgaaaagaccaagaaggcatttccaggttcggccgtcgaacctcaagttcggccgccgaacattggatagtttaggggggcaagttaggcttccgaaagtttcaaaggttcggccgccgaacctcatgttcggccgccgaacttgcatgagttttgaaggcactttaggctgccgaaaggtggtctggttGCCCTTATAAAAGGGCTTcattgtaacgatccgaaaatcggaccgctaccggcgctaggatccaggtcggcttaaggccgccaggacccgtagctagcttgacatataacctgtaaacctgtttaatcccatacatgatcaagaatatacataaaaatttaaaaattttctttcatacattctctcatacgccaaactcaacctgtgcatgcactgaacatggtcataaacataagcattgacccctctgtgggatctcataagTGCCCCAAAGGGGCGAtacaatatatgttgagttggtttacataaatatcataaaacatctaagatcatgtattaaagggataacaacattctatggtcaagcacatctctatcatccataagcctcattacattacatgtctatactgtacttttacataaaatcataatcatttatcatgtccacactagctattatagagacaagacttcattactctcgctgacctcctggtctaccctgtacctgcaaacctgggggattagggagaggggtgagctactagagcccagtgagcagaataataaaacttttaaaacatatgataacatggaatgcatcacatcacaatcatatcacatcaaggatgaatttgtcaccaatagtcctctacatagtccaactgtgccagaacgtagaatgggtcctggtctttctcttacatggcataacataacattccaatgtgccagaacatagaatgggtcctggtctttctcttacatagtgccagcgaacgtagaatgggtcccactggtattacattccataccgtacatttcacatcgtcacatcatagatcgaggactatggatcatccaacattcatccacaacaacaacagtagagtatgcaatgcaacatattagtgaattctaatgcaaacaacctagtgtatctcatggtattaatgatgcgtgaatcatgctaaatgtccattatttgctttaaaacgtaataggttattccactcacctctggatagctctgaccagacactggagcagctgactcactgctggggtcctcggttcctcgggtccgaacctacacaggtggattcaaatgagggaccaaacatacatgaacataactctaaactactccccaaaaaccccctaaaacaacatgaaacaatcataggaaaacatgtaaaggaaggctagacagggcactttcggcggcaggttcggcggccgaaagtccctcaagagctgaaagtcaggcaggttcggcggcaccttcggcggccgaaactcccagacagaggcgaaactcatgcatgttcggcggcactttcggcggccgaaactgccctccagagacgaaagtcctctttcgggggcaggcttcggcacccgaaaggcttgcctcccaggcaggttcggcggccgaaagtccttcggctgccgaacctggtttctgccaaagggtagaaacttggttcctcatgcacatttgcctccaaaaaccatccaaacatgccttttccctaatctacaacatacatactcaagcatacaagttcctaaggGCTctaaactatcttaaaccccatctacaacacatcaaacatccacattgtccaaaaacataacataaacccataaacctaaccataagctaaacatgtattctaccccatagatctacttaaaacttacttaaaacatgccataagctcaagatcggcccttacctcttgaagatcgagaggagaacgaccctagctcggaaaatgggagagagagagttccttgaacctccaagctccaaaacttgctcaaatgctcaaaatcttcaaaacaagggtaaaactaatgaaaatcgagaaagatttgaaggaaagaactcaaaaccggcgagggatggcagagagctcacctttgccgaaaatggggagaagagctcgcccgttttcagctaagggacccctttataggtggctggccaggccacgttcgggagccgaaagtgcctccgcatgcatgccatgttcgacggccgaatataaggttcgacggccgaacttggtttccctcacttatgctttcgggggtctaaggcacacccgaaacgcgtgcatgttcggcggccgaacttgaggttcggcggccgaacctgagttttcctccaaggttgttttcatgcaaaaactcatttcctttttacttaaaaccatgacaTACATCTaaacattttgtgaaaacatgtttctaccctactacaggcttccgacattcgggattccaccggacggtaggaatttcgataccgtagtctagccgggtattacattctcccccccttaagaacattcgtcctcgaatgttcctcaactaacacaagcatagcaatcaacataacatacatacatagcacataaacacatagagatctaaccttaaaagagataagggtactgctggagcatagactcccgtgtctcccaagtgcattcttccatattgtggtggttccaaaggactttcaccatcgggatttccttgttccttagctttctgatctgggtgtctatgatccgtactggctgttcaacataggtgagatcctcttggacctccacatcaggctcactgagaaccttgcccggatctgacacaaacttcctcaacattgaaacatggaaaaccggatggattctttccattggagcaggtaaatccagcttgtacgacacattcccaatcttttgcaagatttcaaagggtccgatgtatcatggggctagtttacctttcttcccaaagcgaaccactcctttcataggagacaccttgagcaataccagatccccctcctgaaactctacttgtcttctgtggatgtctgcataactcttctgtctgcttgtagcagttttgatcctttctctgattatgggtaccaccctgctggtgatctctactagctcaggccctgccaaagccttttctccaacctcttcctagcaaaccggtgacctgcacttccttccatataaagcttcatatggagccatcccgatgctagcatgatggttgttattgtaggcaaactccaccaaaggtagatgctgcctccaagaaccgccaaagtccagcacacacattctgagcatatcctctattgtctggatggtcctctctgactgtccgtccgtctatggatggaaagcagtgctaaaatccaacctggtacccatggcattctgcagactccgccaaaacctggaggtgaactggggtcctctatcggacactattgaaacaggaaccccatgcagcctgacgatctcatcaacatacacctgcgccaacttgtccacagaatagccactcctgacagggatgaagtgagcagatttggtgagtctgtccacaatcacccatatggagtccaatctgttggacgtcgccggtaaccccactacgaagtccatagctatattctcccatttccactctggaataggtagcgggttaagcattctagccggcttctgatgttccagcttcaccctctgacacacttcgcaggctgacacaaactgtgccacttctttcttcatagctggccaccaataaacctttttcagatcttgatacatcttggtggctccggggtgaacgctgtatcttgcattatgagcctctctcataatgtctccttttagctctatgtcgtctggtacacacaatctgctcccatagcggaggatccccttgttgtcaaatctgaactcgctatccttgcctgactgaacagtcctggcaatctttactaaccctgggtcctcatgctgtttctgagccacctgttccagaaacacgggcgccactctcatctgggctaccaaagcacctgtactagacaactccaactgtagaccttcctcaatgagcttgtaaaaatccttcaccactggcctcctctctgccgatatgtgggataaactgtcgagtgatttccggcttaaggcatctgccaccacattcgccttactcggatggtactgaatcttgcaatcataatcactcagcagctctacccaccttctctgtctcaagttcagatctctttgactcaggatgtactgcaggctcttgtgatccgtgaagatctcacatttaaccccatagaggtagtgcctccacatcttgagtgcaaagattactgctaccatctccaggtcatgtgtggggtaattcaactcatgcttcttcagctgtctagaagcataagcaatcaccctttcgttctgcattagcacacaacccaatcccacacgggacgcatcacaatacactgagaagtcttcattactagatggcagggctaacactggtgctgaagtcaacctcttcttgagctcctcaaagctctcttcacactggtcggtccacacaaacctctggttcttcctggtcaatttcgtcagaggagttgcaatctttgagaagtcctggacgaacctcctgtagtaacttgccaaacccaagaaacttctaatctctgtcactgaagtgggtctaggccagttagacacagcttctaccttcttggggtccacctctattccatttcctgacactacatgccccaagaatgaaatgctcctcagccagaactcacacttagagaacttggcatacaagccatgttccctcaaggtctgcagaacta
This Manihot esculenta cultivar AM560-2 chromosome 6, M.esculenta_v8, whole genome shotgun sequence DNA region includes the following protein-coding sequences:
- the LOC110617356 gene encoding exopolygalacturonase-like yields the protein MDDITHGTFWESIFSLEHSTFPNTEPVVFDITKFGAAPDGKADASQAIADAWKEACAAAGSSKILIPAGTFLAGIVNVTGPCKGAIEVEVQGTVQAPPELTGDGLVRDITSLNSKYFHVNVLGCDDFTFEGFKVSTPENSLNTDGIHIGRSKGVTISNAKIGTGDDCISIDYGTENLKITKVACGPGHGISIGSLGKYENEDPVSGITVSDCTLTGTTNGVRIKTWPALFPNTATNIHFQDITMENVSNPIIVDQMYCPWNKCNKKEPSKVKISDVSFKNIKGTSATSLTVQLICSSGIPCEKVELANIDLTYSGPEGPAKYECIDVKPTIVGKIPEGCK